Proteins from a genomic interval of Capsicum annuum cultivar UCD-10X-F1 chromosome 4, UCD10Xv1.1, whole genome shotgun sequence:
- the LOC124897584 gene encoding uncharacterized protein LOC124897584, translated as MKTVGFSSAQPTQQMLPGNSVATGPSVPQHLTVHQYSQPAVPLGPFANMISYPFMHQNYSYMPSAFQQAFPGNNSYHQSLAAMLPQYKNTVSASSLPPSASVPSGYGAFGNTTNIPGNFPINPPAAPSGTNLSYDDVLSSQYNDTNHLMSLQQSENSALWLHGSGSRTMSAVPANTYYGFQGQNQQTSGFRQGQQPPSQQCYGSLGGYPHFYNSQAGISLDQQQQQNLRDGSLVGSQGQPKQQQQSQQQIWQNSY; from the exons ATGAAGACGGTGGGTTTTTCATCAGCGCAGCCTACTCAGCAGATGCTTCCTGGAAATAGTGTCGCCACAGGACCTAGCGTACCACAACATCTAACTGTACACCAATATTCACAACCAGCTGTTCCTCTAGGACCGTTTGCCAACATGATTAGTTACCCGTTTATGCATCAGAACTATTCatatatgccatccgcattccaacAAGCATTTCCTGGTAACAACAGTTACCATCAGTCGCTCGCAGCGATGCTCCCACAATATAAGAATACCGTTTCTGCCAGCAGCTTGCCTCCATCTGCCAGTGTTCCTTCTGGATATGGTGCTTTTGGAAATACAACTAACATCCCGGGGAACTTCCCAATTAACCCCCCTGCTGCTCCGTCTGGTACTAACTTAAGTTACGATGATGTATTAAGCTCTCAGTACAATGATACCAATCATTTGATGTCTCTTCAGCAG AGTGAGAACTCAGCTTTGTGGCTTCACGGATCTGGTTCAAGAACAATGTCAGCTGTTCCCGCCAACACGTATTATGGCTTTCAGGGACAAAATCAGCAGACGAGCGGATTTAGGCAAGGCCAACAACCGCCATCGCAACAGTGCTATGGATCTTTGGGGGGCTACCCACATTTCTACAATTCTCAAGCTGGTATCTCATTAGACCAACAACAGCAACAAAACCTCCGAGATGGATCGTTGGTTGGTTCACAAGGCCAGCCTAAGCAGCAGCAGCAGTCGCAACAACAGATATGGCAAAACAGCTACTAA